GAATCGTGACGAAAAGAGATATATGACAAACAAGTCCAAGGCACATAACATAATCATGTAGGGATACAGGCATTTAAGACAAGCATCCATATaccatgatgacatcatgcatgacatatgcAGGTACTCCAGCAGAGCGAGAGGTTTTGATGATATTTGGTATCCTgatatttttatttctgtttttcaaaaaaaatcaactcatattgcgagaggtgagttgagcctcgggtcacacgctgaggtatttttagtttctatccactcatattgcgagaggtgagttgaccATCGGGCTACATGCCgagatattttcaatttttattttttaatttctgttttttcaaaaaaattaactcatattgcaagaggtgagttgagcctcgggtcacacgccgaggtattttcaatttctgtttttcaaaaaaatcaactcatattgcgagaggtgagttgagcctcgggtcacacgctgaggtatttttagtttctaTCCACTCATATTGCGAGGGTGAGTTGACCCTCGGGCCACATGCCgagatattttcaatttctgtttttaattttttcttttcaagaaaatcaactcatattgcgagaggtgagttgagcctcaggtcacacgctgaggtatctTCAATTTAtgcttaaaaaaaatcaactcatattacgagagttGTAGTGGAGCATGTTGAAATTACAAGTCTAATCTCCATGAAGTTGTAGCGGaaccctgaagttgtagtggagcagactgaagatattagatcttatctccctgaagttgcagtggagcggtaAAGCAGATCCAAGCTATGAACCTCATACCCCTGAAGAAGCGAGCAGATTAAAGCAACaagtcctatacctctgaagttgcatgAAGCAGATCAAAGCAGCAAGATAACGAGGCTACCTAAGAAAGAGAAACACCAGAAAGTTAATACTCAacaagaccaggcaaaattggcctttctttatgtctttgctctattcccgttacacgacaatgagcaaagaggggcagttgttgTAGGTCAATTTTGGCCTATAAAATAACAAACCCACTTAACCCAAACCAATGTCAGACCCAAAACGAAGCCcaataaacaacaaaaaaattaaacaaatcagcccaccccaaaaataaaataaaatgaacccAATTTCCAAGTCCCAATAtgcaaaccctagcccaaatcaCAAACCTAACTAGCCCACAACCTATTTTCAGAAATCAGAAACCCTAGCCGCAAGCCTCAACCACCCTCTGTAACTGCCCTCTGCCACCACCTGCTCCACCGCCACGGTCGCATCACCACCGCCCACTTGCACCTGTAAGAAAAGACagcaagaaataataataaaatttgtaaaatgatgGCTATaaaaaaagccattcaaaaatcatgtaaagggttctttttttttcgctccaacaaaataaaaaagagaatacAAAGAATagatttcaataaaaaaaaagcaaCAAGCAATCAATAACAGATTCGTGGTGCAAAGGTCCATTTTTGTTTacctttctctttattttttcgcatatatatacatatttctttatatttcttcctaaaaaacagcatatatatatagatatagataaaaataaaaaaataaaaaaatatataccttTTTAATTTTCcagccaccgtgcacggtggccgaCGGCGGCGTTCGACGGCGGCGCGACGGCGATCCCTTTGCCGGATTTTGGGTTCGTCCAGAGAGGAATGAGAGAACCCCCCTTTTttttgaaacaaagaaaaaataaaattttaacaaaaaacttTGCTTTATATAGAGGACTAAAACGAAGTCGTTTTGGTTTGGGACTTTAAAccccaaaacggcatcgttttgacTTGGACCGGTTTGACCCGACTCGACCaccctaggatccgcgtgttttttaacggaagggctaattgcgatTTTAGCCTTTCCGCTTTTTTATTACTTCGCAATCAAGTATTattcgtttttttaattttaccctgtaatttattttaaccttcaatttagtccctcttgGTGCTGTGCGTTTTGGGAGGAGGGGATATTGCCCATTTTGGTCCTCCCTTGTTATCCGCGTGCCCAAATTGGTCCTtctcttctttatttattttcaaattgccCCCAAACTTCCATAttagtttcaatttagtccttttttcgcaTCAATTTGTCtaacactattatttttatttttattttttatattattattattattatatattaatgtatatttttttattatatacgtatatgtatttatatttatacatagtattatttttttaattactttattttaatatttttattatattatatttgcttttttttgtatttcaatattattactattattattattattattattattattattattattattatatatgtatatgtatttatacttatacatagtattattttttaattactttattttaatatttttattatattatattttctttttttttatatttcaatattattactattattattattattattattaatattagtatatatttttattatatatgtatatgtatttatatttatacagagtattattttttaattactttatttaatatttttattatattacattttctttttgtatttcaatattattattattattattattattagtgtatattcttattatatacgtatatatatttatatataatactatttttaattactttattttaacattattattatttttacttttttgtatttcattattattgctagtattattattattattaatattagtgtatgtttttattatataggtatatatatatttttacatatagtattatttttaattactttattttaatattattatattatgtttatttttttgtatttcattattatttctagtattattattattaataatattagtatatgttttattatatatgtatatatatattttttatatatagtatttttttaattactttattttaatattattatattatatttactttttttgtatttcattacTATTGTTagcattattatcattattaatatttgtgtatgtttttattatataggtatatatatatttttttatatagtattatttttaattactttattttaatattattattatattatgtttatcttttttgtatttcattattatttctagtattattattattattattattattattattattattattaatattagtatatgttttattatatatgtatatatatttatatatagtatttttttaattactttattttaatattattatattatatttactttttttgtatttcattactattgttagtattattatcattattaatattagtgtatgtttttattatatgtgtatatatatatttatatatagtattatttttaattactttattttaatattattattatattatatgccttcctttttgtgtttatttatttattgttttattattaactaatttagcattattaattattatttattattgtccTTGTTAACATGtcatcattttattaatctatgaTCGTTACtattgataatattttattattttctactttGACTTATcgtgtcattattattattatttctgttattattcgtgtatatattaatattattgttatttttattctaatattgtattttaatatttttttcattaattgtaTCATCGTGTGCATTATTTACAAATTCCTGTTgcgaataatattattttttatgcttttaattaattttaataaataaggcaacgtacCGATTTCAACACCAAGTCactgatttcatcgctatgttgggtgaatatcattggctcgtgttaaaaacaagacgtccttctaaaaaatcaaaatttcaaattctcGTAGTTCAATCGGATtgcgattaaatattaaattaaacttgtatttttgagaattaagacaacgcgtgtttaacatgatactaattttgggcgtcgcgagggtgctaatacattcctcgtgcgtaactgactctcgaaccCTATTTCTCTCTGGATATTCGCGTAGACTCAAATTCtgccttcatttttgttcaaaaataaatttccttttttttaaaaaaagagaggatttattaggtgtccgatcacacctaaaaaaaagatcggtggcgactccttttctttttaaaactgaaattccattttcaaattttcaaataatcgcctcaacTAGCGGCCAAAgcgaaatttttacgtcgctacaatcaTGTCCCTTTTTCTTGCAAGGTAAGCAAACAATTGATTTGTctcttgtttttgttttatactTTTGGCTTCCTATCTTGGCCTACACTGTAAAACTCGCAACTTCTCTATGTTCTTCCTTTcctaatgaaaattttttaatgcgCTCTTCTTGGCACACCAACGAGTATGTGACCACCTTCGGACATATTAACATCCAAAGTGTGAATAGTGCAACAAAAGATATATAAAAGTGAGGTGGTATCAGCAAGTATACGGGTTagattgtaatatagttacaatggagtaggtgagtactccgaggatcgtacctaaaTGAGGCTAGTACTAGATCAATCTCCACCTAAAcaccaaaagatctaattagtacttgaaGTAGGTTATATTACGAAGAAATAGATAATTTGGATTTTTAAGGTTTtctataataatagtaataataataaacaaataaatatcaaGAAATTAAAGAATGAAATTGATCAAATCTggttatgggtgattagctcgcttcgatGATCTTCATCAACTGTCACTTcaggttcctcgtcaatcaactagtcgatatccTAATAAGATCTTTCGATACGTCCACTAGAATAACAAGTTagtaaggactacttatcttccgacctcataGTTCAGACCAGTTTGGGgataaggtgttcatggataggccataccaattttgggttaattcccaccttgataacttcctagggtcgtcaagcctagggtttaggttcttcctttcccaaatagctgatccgttgagtaaccctacaagaCAATTAATAGATCATATCTGCACTCGTTAATCCGCAAGGTTTGATCGCATCCACAAATCAAGTGAATCCGCAAGGTTTGATCGCATCCACAAATCAAGTCTcccaaaataaaacaaagaacaaattgaaaaataaatctaaaacctaaggaaAGAAAAACTTAAACTAAAGTTAAAAGAAAGACTCTAGGCTAAGTAATTGGTGTCTGTAACATGTGTCAAATGagtctatttatagatttaaggTGGTCATCATCCTTAACCCAAGGTTAGCTGATGTTCCCGAGCTTTGGGTTAGATTGTGCAGACTAAAACACCTCCTAGCTTGTATTAATTCCCGTCCATAGTCGATATCGTGACACATCAGGACCTATGTCGTGACATAGAAGTTAGTATGCTTTTCTTTGGGATGTCTTTACGAGTATGTCGAGACACTCTTAGGCTATGTCATGACATTGAAGAAGTTTCAGAATTTCttcattctgctccctatgttgcaacatcgaaCCATCCATGTTGCGACATAATGACCGACTAGTATCGATTTAGCACGCtttctaatggtctcttgcacacttaCAAAGTTCATTAGCTCACCGTTAGGCCTCATTCGACCACCAAGGTCAATAAAAGACACAATTTGCACAtcttattgaatttaattaaacttactaaaatataattaaaagctAATGATAATGCTTATTTTCAAGCTTTTAAAGtgcaaaaattagtttaatctgctacaccgaattacagCAAATCAGTATGTCTTGTTTAAGTTTAGGAATAGATCTGTGCTTAAAATATTGGAACGAACGGCTCCATATAACGCATTTTCCAACCCCATAAAAAACTGATGAAGCCTTTCTTCTCATTGTTTCTTGTCGAGTTCAACTGCAATAGTACAATAGCATTTTCCACAACGATAAATGGGAATTTGCTCATAATTCACGAGTTCTTCCCATAGTTTTTTCAATTTTGGAAAACCTCTTTGTTTGCAATTGCTAAGTTTTTCCTTGATTTGTTGAACACAAGGTCCATTAGAAATAGAGAATGGTTTTTTTGATATCCTCCCATAAATCCTTTACAATCTCTATATAAGTTATAGTAGATCGTAGGGTTGGCTCGATTGTGTTGAGCATCCATGAAACCAACATAGAATTTGTAGTTCACTAATCCTCCAATTCATAGGAATCATCATCAGGCTGTTCAATTGTTACATCAAGAAATCCAATTTGTTTTTGGCCCTCAATGTAGTTCGCATCGCTCAAGCCTATTCATCATAGTTGTCTCCTTTCAATTACACCTGAGTAATTATATTACTAGGATTATCGTTCAAAGTCAACACATAGGTGGAAACAAGTTTCTTTCCCTCGCTATTCATGGCTATTTTGTTCTTCTTTAGCTCTTGATACCATGAAAAAACTTTTGAGAGGAATGACTTTCTTCTTTCGTGTTAGCATACCAAAAAGagccatatatatacatgataggCAAGAAAAATAAGTCAACCAAAAAATCTATGTAAATCCCTaacttctagaaaaaaatcccTGACTTCTCTCTTgaatatattatttatagaacTAATAGTATCTGAATCAGAAAAATTAATAGATAAGTGAAAATAGGAAGAAAGCAATAGTTTAGTGATCATTCTTGTACtttacacaaaaaataattttgaaaactttaataactaaaatataactttttaattaaatgatgaaaatgaaaatttaatctAATAGCGAATTTACTctaaatttaaaggaaaaaccGCGtgcaaaaataataagaaaaaaaaaaagaaaagggaagggaagggaaggaaatcaaaacaaaaacccTAGGGTTCTAGCcatttgcttcttcttctttttcactgTAGGCTTTCTGTTCTAAATGCTATTGCTTTTATATCCAAAATTCAACCTTTCAAAAGTATTAACTTAGAAGAAAACAACATTTGGTAAAAGCTGTAagtttcaagcttttttttttaattgcataGTTTGGTTAAAGTAAAAGGTCGAAACTGTTTGATGAAATGCATTACTGAAAGCACCAATATCTCTGCGAACTTATTTCAGAGAAACTGAAACGCAATGGAGGGTAGATTGGCGAATTCTTGGCGATTGACAGTGAACGACAAGAATTTCATCAAAACTGCGTTGCTTTCTGAAATTCGAATCGATGGTCGAAAGCCCTTTGAATACCGTAAGATTTCAATCAAGTTTGGCAGGCAAGTTCTAGCATCATTCATCACTGTATTCGTTACAGAACCAACTTTTACGCATTTGTATATTTACCGTAACGAGTTTTCCTTCGTTTCAGCTTTATAATTACTCTGTTTCGCGCTGTTGTCTTATAATTGCTTATCTTGAAACTTGGGTTGTTGGCAGTTGCAAGGATATATTTATCATGTACTATTTGTTTTGCAATCAACATGTGGGCTAATATAAGATCACAACAAGCTCAAAACGTAATTAACATGGAATATAGCAACTTAACTCTTCTCTGTTGTTTATGCTTAATTCAGAAACTGAGTAAACGAGCCTCTAATACCATGTTAAGCTAAACCGACTTGTAATAGGTGGAGATGCTCAGCTTGAAGATAAGGCCATGACAACAAATTCTAAGCTTAATTGATGTTGGTTAACTAACCTTAATTGCATGCAAGCATGCATGTAGGAAAAGTATTTTTATGGGAATCTCGGTTCGAGAAAATGTTTGTACATATATTGGTGATATTTTCttatgtgatttttgttttagttaTTGAAAGAATACTTCTTGATTGATGCTATTCTTCTAGTTGAAGCAATTAGATTCATACTTCTATTTTGCATTATCGAGTGATATCATTTAGTGTGAGAATGTTTTTTGGTGGATCTCGTTTGTAAAATTCAGTGTTAATTATCATGGTGATTTACAGAGAGGATGGGTCATCAGAGGTGCAGCTAGGCCAGACTCGTGTTATGGGAATGGTTACTGCTCAATTGGTTCAGCCTTATAGAGACCGGCCTAAGGAAGGGATTCTTTCAATCTTCACAGAATTTTCTCCAATGGCTGATCCTTCATTCGAGCCAGGCCGTCCTGGAGAATTGGCTGTGGAGTTGGGACGTATTATTGATCGTGGTCTAAGGTACTGTTGTTATACTTTAAAAGATTTGATTGAAGCTTAACTTTTTCAGCTTTTTCTCCCAATCTTCTCCTTTTCTTTGAATGTATTGGGCTTATATTGTGTGCTGATTCTTCACTAATATCTTCTTTCTATAGAATTAGATCTTACCTAACAAGcatgttttttcttttatgaatGCTGTTTTGCGAATGAAGCAGTCTACTAAGCTTTTCGGGAATATGGTGGAACTTAGTTTTAGGTTTGTCACTGTGTTGTTCTTAACGAAATAAAGGTAATTGAAGGTCTATAGTGATCTTACAGGGAAAGCAGGGCTGTGGATACTGAATCACTATGTATTCTAGCTAGCAAGTTTGTCTGGGCTATTCGGATTGATCTCCACATTCTGGATAATGGAGGGTACTATTGCAATCTTTTATGGTTTTATTACCCTAAGGCCTAAACTTAGTATCATGTCATAATTTGTTTGTCTTCTAATATTAGATGCTCATATTCAGTTCCAATTAATATATTTTGTGGAAATAGAAACCTTGTTGATGCTGCTAATATTGCTGCTTTGGCTGCTCTACTGACATTCCGGAGGCCTGAGTGCTCATTAGGAGGAGAAGATGGTCAGGAAGTAATAGTACATCCACCTGAGGTTCAATTCTTAACCATTTCGGCTTTTAATATTAGTGTTTTTGTTTTCATATAAATTCATTGCTTTTTAAAATAACATTACTGTGAAGATGAGAACTGGGAAGTATCTAGTGAGTTTTGAAAACCTGTATTTGAATATGTTACTCTGACTCAAGTGTGACTGTCGGATATGGGTATGTGTCTGACATGTTATGTATTTGGAGGGTAATATCCCCATACCATGTCTGGATATGGGTGCACTGCACTGTGACTGGTCTGAGAGAAAGTTGAAGCTTCTTTTGTTTAGTTTGTTAAATAATTAGAGCAACAGAAAGAAGAGAGATTGTCTTTTAACATTTCCCATCTAATTTGCTTTCAAGTATCTTTAAAGTAAGTAGCTttaaaaggaagtgcaatagaGGGAAAGAGTATAACTAATGCAATACTCATCATATTTTTTCCCATTAATCTTTCCTTTATAACTAGTAAGAACTGAGAACTTGAATGGCACTTTAATTATTTCACTTCTTTcttatcatcttcttcctcttctctcACATCAAAAACTCATTTGACAGATAAGGGAGCCTCTTCCTTTGACGGTGCATCATCTTCCAATTGCAATATCCTTTGGATTTTTCAGTAATGAGAGCATCCTAGTGAGTAAATTTTCTTCATCAGTATACTTTTAACATGTTCTATTAGCACTTCTGGTTCACAGCTAAAGTTGTGATTTTCTTCAATGTGATGAAATTCAGGTAATAGATCCGACTCACAACGAGGAAGCTGTTATGGGTGGAAGAATGACTACAACAGTTAATGCAAATGGTGATATTTGTGCAATTCAAAAAAGTGGTGGAGAAGGTGTCCCTCAAAGAGTTATCATGCAATGCTTGCAACTTGCTACGTCAAAGGCTGCCAGTATAACAAAGCAAATAAAAGATGCAGTAAGATTGTTTTCTTCAAAAATAGTTTTCTGAAACTTGCATGACTTCTTAGATACTTCACTTTTTTTGTCTTGTCATCTTATAAAGATTTCATAATAAAAGTGCTTGTAAAATTCGAAGGTGTTGCATGAATGTGCAAAACTTGAAGGGATTTAGTTAACATGTAGCAATGATCTATGAAATTAAACCACTTAAGAAAACCACTGGAAGTAGAGAACTATGTACATGACTTATATGCTGCCTGTCTCGAACTACTAAACAGAAAAGTAAAAACCTTTGTTGTAACCTAACTAATTCAAAAGCTGGACAAGGCGGTCTCGTATCCTAAAACTTCTACCGAAAATTCAATCTAGAATGAGGCTCTTTCACTTCCCTAAAATTTAGCTGTTAACATGCAGCTATATGACATTTTTTGGTATTGCTTAGGAACAACTTCAGAAACGGGGTATCACATATTATTaccatttttttatgtaaatttccAGGGTTCTATATGCTGTCAAGTTGCTAGTTACGCAAATAATACTATCCATTAAAGCTTCTAGTGTATATTGCATGCCTTGAGTTTCATTATGAATCAATGTAGGTTGAGGTCGTCAACACGGAAAGAGCATTACGAAAGGTCAAGCGCCACCCTACATCTACCGGCGTTGATGTTAGAGAGAAACAAAACTAGTAAGTTGGTCACCAGCTTAGTAAGTACTGTGGAGAATCAAGGGAAAGCATGTAGATGCAGTCATTATCCTACTTTTTTTTCTCGTGTAATTTCACTACTTGGATCTTCATAATTTTCTGTATTATATTGTTCAGTGCAGAATCTCAATTTCTGCAAATTCTGCAccataagttaattatgttttttttttcaaatttagtatTATTCTTGGAAATTAGGTTTTATCATTTTGGGTCCAAGTTGATT
This window of the Gossypium hirsutum isolate 1008001.06 chromosome A09, Gossypium_hirsutum_v2.1, whole genome shotgun sequence genome carries:
- the LOC107889314 gene encoding exosome complex component RRP45B isoform X1 is translated as MEGRLANSWRLTVNDKNFIKTALLSEIRIDGRKPFEYRKISIKFGREDGSSEVQLGQTRVMGMVTAQLVQPYRDRPKEGILSIFTEFSPMADPSFEPGRPGELAVELGRIIDRGLRESRAVDTESLCILASKFVWAIRIDLHILDNGGNLVDAANIAALAALLTFRRPECSLGGEDGQEVIVHPPEIREPLPLTVHHLPIAISFGFFSNESILVIDPTHNEEAVMGGRMTTTVNANGDICAIQKSGGEGVPQRVIMQCLQLATSKAASITKQIKDAVEVVNTERALRKVKRHPTSTGVDVREKQN
- the LOC107889314 gene encoding exosome complex component RRP45B isoform X2; this translates as MEGRLANSWRLTVNDKNFIKTALLSEIRIDGRKPFEYRKISIKFGREDGSSEVQLGQTRVMGMVTAQLVQPYRDRPKEGILSIFTEFSPMADPSFEPGRPGELAVELGRIIDRGLRESRAVDTESLCILASKFVWAIRIDLHILDNGGPECSLGGEDGQEVIVHPPEIREPLPLTVHHLPIAISFGFFSNESILVIDPTHNEEAVMGGRMTTTVNANGDICAIQKSGGEGVPQRVIMQCLQLATSKAASITKQIKDAVEVVNTERALRKVKRHPTSTGVDVREKQN
- the LOC107889314 gene encoding exosome complex component RRP45B isoform X3 translates to MEGRLANSWRLTVNDKNFIKTALLSEIRIDGRKPFEYRKISIKFGREDGSSEVQLGQTRVMGMVTAQLVQPYRDRPKEGILSIFTEFSPMADPSFEPGRPGELAVELGRIIDRGLRNLVDAANIAALAALLTFRRPECSLGGEDGQEVIVHPPEIREPLPLTVHHLPIAISFGFFSNESILVIDPTHNEEAVMGGRMTTTVNANGDICAIQKSGGEGVPQRVIMQCLQLATSKAASITKQIKDAVEVVNTERALRKVKRHPTSTGVDVREKQN
- the LOC107889314 gene encoding exosome complex component RRP45B isoform X4, which produces MEGRLANSWRLTVNDKNFIKTALLSEIRIDGRKPFEYRKISIKFGREDGSSEVQLGQTRVMGMVTAQLVQPYRDRPKEGILSIFTEFSPMADPSFEPGRPGELAVELGRIIDRGLRPECSLGGEDGQEVIVHPPEIREPLPLTVHHLPIAISFGFFSNESILVIDPTHNEEAVMGGRMTTTVNANGDICAIQKSGGEGVPQRVIMQCLQLATSKAASITKQIKDAVEVVNTERALRKVKRHPTSTGVDVREKQN